A stretch of the uncultured Cohaesibacter sp. genome encodes the following:
- a CDS encoding fumarylacetoacetate hydrolase family protein, translated as MNNKDTGSLYAIPQPAVATLPISGSDQVFPIRRIYCVGRNYAAHAIEMGHDPDRELPFFFQKNPDNILHEKDFPYPPLSEDVHFEVELFVTLKAGGRDIPVDEADNLIFGYGVGVDFTRRDLQAQAKKQGRPWVAAKAFEASAPASAIVPVSKVASLAGKRIWLKKNGELQQDSDLDHLIWTVPEVISELSKQFELAAGDVIFTGTPAGVSSVQIGDRIDCAVEDIAELSFNVI; from the coding sequence ATGAACAACAAGGACACTGGCTCACTTTACGCCATTCCCCAACCAGCTGTTGCAACACTGCCAATCAGCGGTTCTGATCAGGTTTTTCCCATCAGGCGGATCTATTGCGTCGGTCGCAACTATGCTGCCCATGCCATCGAAATGGGCCATGATCCTGATCGCGAGCTACCCTTTTTTTTCCAGAAGAATCCGGACAATATTCTGCATGAAAAGGATTTTCCCTACCCGCCACTGAGCGAGGATGTGCATTTCGAGGTGGAATTGTTCGTCACTCTCAAGGCAGGCGGGCGCGATATTCCGGTGGATGAGGCTGACAACCTCATTTTTGGCTATGGCGTTGGGGTCGACTTCACGCGCAGGGATTTACAGGCTCAAGCGAAAAAACAAGGGCGCCCATGGGTGGCCGCGAAGGCGTTCGAAGCCTCAGCACCTGCCTCCGCAATCGTACCCGTGAGCAAGGTTGCGTCCCTTGCGGGAAAGCGCATATGGCTGAAGAAAAACGGCGAACTTCAACAGGACAGCGACCTTGATCACTTGATCTGGACTGTGCCGGAAGTGATCAGCGAGCTGTCGAAACAATTTGAACTGGCCGCAGGGGATGTGATTTTCACTGGCACGCCTGCCGGTGTCAGCTCTGTGCAAATCGGCGACCGCATTGATTGTGCGGTAGAGGACATTGCCGAGCTGTCTTTTAACGTCATCTGA
- a CDS encoding TetR/AcrR family transcriptional regulator, giving the protein MQTKGTNTRDHILTIGRDLMSERGFNALGLGELLKTAKVPKGSFYHYFESKEDFGCVLLERYVEGYHQRLSELWADKDVTGRDHLMSFFNMWMMRQSTRQSSQQCLIVKLGAEISDMSDSMRRILAEGTHSIVERMADQIKIGITDGSIPSHVEPRSLANQLYQMWLGASLMAKLDQSIQPFQAALKTTEKLLPRL; this is encoded by the coding sequence ATGCAAACCAAGGGTACAAACACGCGCGATCACATACTCACCATCGGTCGGGACCTGATGTCCGAGCGAGGGTTTAACGCGCTTGGCTTGGGCGAGTTGCTCAAGACTGCCAAAGTACCCAAGGGCTCTTTCTATCACTATTTCGAATCAAAGGAAGATTTCGGCTGCGTTCTTCTGGAGCGGTATGTCGAAGGGTATCATCAGCGGCTCAGTGAGTTGTGGGCCGACAAAGATGTAACCGGTCGCGACCATCTGATGTCCTTTTTCAATATGTGGATGATGCGGCAATCGACGCGGCAGAGCTCTCAGCAATGCCTGATCGTGAAATTGGGGGCCGAAATTTCTGACATGTCTGACAGCATGCGCCGGATTTTGGCCGAAGGTACCCATTCGATCGTTGAGCGCATGGCTGATCAAATCAAGATTGGCATCACCGATGGATCAATCCCGAGCCATGTTGAGCCTCGCTCTTTGGCTAACCAACTCTATCAAATGTGGTTGGGTGCCAGCTTGATGGCTAAACTTGATCAATCGATTCAGCCCTTTCAGGCAGCCCTGAAAACCACCGAAAAACTGCTTCCCCGTCTCTGA
- a CDS encoding DUF805 domain-containing protein yields MNLATAINTVFFKKYATFSGRAQRSEYWWWALAVFAIGTAAQVIDFTFLASEVRTMRGPGFFSVEHNGPLSVIVTLATLVPNFAAMVRRLHDSDKSGWWFLIIFIPLLGVLYFFYLLIRRGTDGPNRFGPDPLDPNPHANANGSREARTAPAGPDGRRYRGMPDSPVEEEDQLAVPEEAQRRRPPSVPTVAPNTKDAPKSRPSWRTPNARKDSFQTTQERFKDK; encoded by the coding sequence ATGAATCTTGCGACAGCGATTAATACGGTCTTTTTCAAGAAATATGCCACCTTCAGCGGCCGTGCTCAGCGCAGCGAATATTGGTGGTGGGCCTTGGCGGTCTTCGCCATCGGCACGGCTGCGCAGGTCATCGACTTTACCTTCCTTGCGAGTGAAGTGCGCACCATGCGCGGCCCGGGTTTCTTTTCAGTCGAGCATAATGGCCCACTTTCGGTGATTGTGACACTGGCCACACTCGTCCCCAATTTCGCGGCCATGGTGCGCCGACTGCATGACAGCGACAAAAGTGGCTGGTGGTTTTTAATCATCTTCATTCCGCTGTTGGGTGTGCTGTATTTCTTCTATTTGCTGATCCGTCGCGGCACAGACGGCCCCAACCGGTTTGGACCGGATCCACTTGATCCGAACCCGCATGCTAATGCCAACGGGTCAAGAGAAGCAAGGACTGCGCCGGCAGGTCCGGATGGCAGACGATATCGGGGCATGCCAGACTCACCGGTTGAAGAAGAAGATCAGCTTGCAGTGCCTGAAGAAGCGCAAAGACGACGCCCGCCATCTGTCCCCACGGTCGCACCAAACACAAAGGACGCCCCAAAGTCTCGCCCGTCCTGGCGGACACCAAACGCGCGCAAAGATAGCTTCCAGACGACACAGGAGCGGTTCAAGGACAAATAG
- a CDS encoding histone deacetylase family protein has protein sequence MVYITHPSFLKHETPEGHPERPDRMRAVNMALEHEKFHFMPREEAQMGRREDIIRCHPENHVGLLESVSPESGLVAIDGDTTLSPGTLDAALYAVGASTQAVDEVMQGHVHNAFCGIRPPGHHAEINRAMGFCFFNNAAVAARYAQAKYDAERIAVIDFDLHHGNGTQDIFWDDPSLMYCSTHQMPLYPGTGEWNETGKDDEGNIVNAPLAAGNGSDHIREAFEARILPALYNFRPDLVIISAGFDAHIRDPLGDLTCTEADFSWMTGKLMDVADKCCDNRIVSLLEGGYDLTALARSVAVHVDRLMHG, from the coding sequence ATGGTCTATATCACGCACCCGTCATTTCTCAAGCACGAGACACCGGAGGGGCATCCGGAACGGCCCGACCGCATGCGCGCGGTCAATATGGCGCTCGAACATGAGAAATTTCACTTCATGCCGCGCGAAGAGGCGCAGATGGGACGGCGCGAAGATATTATCCGCTGCCATCCGGAAAATCATGTTGGCTTGTTGGAAAGCGTGTCGCCCGAAAGCGGACTGGTGGCAATCGATGGTGACACCACCCTGTCGCCGGGGACTTTGGACGCTGCACTCTATGCGGTGGGGGCGTCGACGCAGGCCGTCGATGAGGTGATGCAGGGTCATGTCCATAATGCATTTTGCGGCATTCGGCCTCCGGGACACCATGCAGAGATCAATCGGGCCATGGGCTTTTGCTTCTTCAACAATGCTGCGGTCGCTGCCCGCTATGCGCAGGCCAAATATGATGCCGAGCGGATCGCCGTGATCGATTTTGACCTTCACCATGGCAATGGCACCCAAGACATCTTCTGGGATGATCCCAGCCTGATGTATTGCTCCACCCATCAGATGCCGCTTTATCCCGGCACTGGAGAGTGGAATGAAACCGGCAAGGATGATGAGGGTAACATTGTCAACGCGCCGCTCGCTGCGGGCAATGGCTCCGACCATATTCGCGAGGCCTTCGAAGCCCGAATTCTGCCCGCTCTTTACAACTTCCGACCCGATCTGGTGATCATTTCTGCGGGATTTGACGCGCATATCCGCGATCCCCTAGGGGATCTTACGTGCACGGAGGCAGATTTCTCGTGGATGACCGGCAAGTTGATGGACGTGGCTGACAAATGCTGCGACAATCGCATTGTCTCCCTGCTGGAAGGCGGCTACGACCTGACGGCGCTCGCGCGGTCAGTGGCTGTGCATGTCGACAGGCTGATGCATGGATAG
- a CDS encoding exodeoxyribonuclease VII small subunit, which produces MSDLSTLTFEAALAELEQIVQRLERGDVALEKSIEAYERGEALKRHCDSLLKKAEEKVEKIRLSAEGQAAGTEPLDVE; this is translated from the coding sequence ATGTCCGACCTTTCCACTCTCACCTTCGAGGCCGCCCTGGCTGAGCTGGAGCAGATCGTGCAACGCCTTGAGCGGGGCGATGTCGCGTTGGAAAAGTCCATCGAAGCCTATGAGCGCGGCGAAGCCCTCAAACGCCATTGCGACTCTCTGCTGAAAAAGGCCGAAGAGAAGGTCGAGAAGATTCGCCTCTCTGCCGAAGGACAGGCCGCAGGTACAGAACCACTAGACGTCGAATAG
- a CDS encoding DUF805 domain-containing protein, with the protein MFSFYRSLFVTFRATFLYSGRSQRKEFWLFLTVYVLLYFAAIGADVTYYRQAEPSGLLIVLMDLFGGHEPFLPLFFILFTPPLVSLTVRRLHDRGFHGWWSLLGLLPILGWLPLAFLVGRKGQEGFNRFGADPLAMAQVMQAKTEAQSEQSYGEATGSSYAPAE; encoded by the coding sequence ATGTTTTCCTTTTATCGGAGTCTTTTCGTGACGTTTCGGGCGACCTTTCTCTATTCGGGTCGGTCTCAACGGAAGGAATTCTGGCTGTTTCTAACGGTCTATGTGCTGTTATACTTTGCTGCCATTGGGGCGGATGTCACCTATTATCGCCAGGCAGAGCCGTCTGGTCTGCTGATTGTGCTGATGGACTTGTTTGGTGGGCATGAACCTTTCTTGCCTTTGTTCTTCATTCTCTTCACGCCACCCTTGGTGTCGCTTACCGTGCGCCGCCTGCATGACAGGGGCTTTCACGGCTGGTGGTCCCTGCTCGGTCTGCTACCAATTTTGGGTTGGCTGCCCCTCGCTTTCCTTGTCGGCCGCAAGGGGCAGGAAGGGTTCAATCGCTTTGGCGCTGATCCCCTTGCAATGGCGCAAGTGATGCAAGCAAAGACCGAAGCCCAAAGCGAGCAAAGCTATGGCGAGGCCACCGGTTCGTCCTATGCGCCTGCGGAGTGA
- a CDS encoding YchJ family metal-binding protein gives MSNPNDTPASCPCGTGKPLSACCGPFHDGSTLPRTAEQLMRSRYSAFALQRIDYLRETLWPAYQPGFDAFSTAKWAAENHWAGLTILDKSQGGTKDRQGTILFEARYLFAGNLQTHRENSLFKKKSGRWYYVKAVEHP, from the coding sequence ATGAGCAACCCAAACGACACTCCTGCTTCCTGTCCTTGCGGAACGGGAAAACCGCTCTCTGCCTGTTGTGGCCCTTTTCATGATGGCTCCACGCTGCCCCGGACCGCCGAGCAATTGATGCGTTCACGCTATTCAGCCTTTGCCTTGCAGCGCATTGATTATCTGCGCGAAACCCTCTGGCCTGCCTATCAACCCGGCTTTGATGCCTTTTCCACCGCCAAATGGGCTGCGGAGAATCATTGGGCTGGCTTGACCATTCTGGACAAAAGCCAAGGCGGCACCAAGGATCGGCAGGGAACAATTCTGTTTGAAGCGCGTTATCTCTTTGCAGGCAATTTGCAAACACACCGTGAAAATAGCCTGTTCAAGAAGAAATCTGGCCGCTGGTACTATGTCAAAGCGGTGGAGCATCCGTAA
- a CDS encoding GDSL-type esterase/lipase family protein, giving the protein MRRICFVGASNIEGMGDETALGWPGRLWQAHQGKDSEFVAYNLGIRGQTMSQFKKRARQECEPRFQRTMGPIIVLGTGANDLSRFAEGEYAGKPRTPQASLLRNFRALIEDLSSIATLLVIGPPVIDGDRMPYEMNRHPSLDFRNEDIAAVSLLYRDICKDSDVSFFNLYEALSQSPVYRRSLREGEDGLHPTGMGYQVIADQVGAWGAWQAALGKGWA; this is encoded by the coding sequence ATGCGCCGCATTTGTTTTGTCGGAGCTTCCAACATTGAAGGGATGGGAGACGAGACAGCTCTCGGCTGGCCGGGACGATTATGGCAGGCCCACCAGGGCAAAGACAGCGAATTTGTCGCCTATAATCTGGGAATTCGTGGCCAAACAATGAGTCAGTTCAAGAAACGAGCTCGTCAGGAATGTGAACCCAGATTTCAGCGCACCATGGGACCGATCATTGTGTTGGGCACCGGAGCGAACGACCTAAGCCGATTTGCAGAAGGTGAATATGCGGGCAAGCCGCGGACGCCACAGGCCAGCCTGTTGCGGAATTTTCGCGCGTTGATCGAGGATCTCAGCAGCATCGCCACCCTGCTGGTGATCGGGCCACCTGTCATTGATGGCGATCGGATGCCTTATGAAATGAACCGGCATCCAAGTCTCGATTTCCGCAATGAAGATATCGCTGCGGTTAGCCTGCTCTATCGGGATATCTGCAAGGACAGTGATGTCTCGTTCTTCAATCTCTATGAGGCGCTCAGTCAAAGCCCGGTTTATCGCCGTTCTCTGAGGGAAGGCGAAGACGGGCTGCATCCAACCGGTATGGGCTATCAGGTGATAGCCGATCAGGTCGGCGCATGGGGCGCCTGGCAGGCAGCTCTTGGGAAAGGCTGGGCCTAG
- a CDS encoding NADP-dependent oxidoreductase has protein sequence MTQSKDLNRKMILAERPVGAPNDRTFNMVSEAIPEPAEGQMLIRAVYLSLDPYMRGRMSDAKSYAEPVALGEVMVGGTVGRVVTSRLDGFEAGDWVLSYIGWQDYALSDGTMVQNLGKDPANPSWALGILGMPGLTAYAGLLKIGEPKAGETVVVAAATGAVGAQVGQIAKLKGCHVVGIAGGEEKCAYAVQELGFDACIDRHSDDFKTQLAAAVPAGIDVYFENVGGEVLMAVLPLLNSNARIPLCGLIARYNDTGPNDGPDLSGLLMSTFLVKKVKLQGFIVFDDFGHVYPEFASQMSEWIQQGKIKYREHLIEGLENAPAAFVDLLEGRNFGKMVIKVGEH, from the coding sequence ATGACGCAATCAAAAGACTTAAACCGCAAGATGATCTTGGCAGAACGCCCCGTCGGCGCGCCAAATGACAGAACCTTTAACATGGTCTCAGAAGCCATTCCCGAACCAGCCGAAGGCCAAATGCTGATCCGTGCAGTTTATCTGTCCCTTGACCCCTATATGCGGGGCCGGATGAGTGATGCCAAGTCCTATGCGGAGCCAGTGGCGTTGGGGGAGGTCATGGTTGGCGGCACCGTTGGCCGGGTCGTAACCTCCCGCCTTGATGGCTTTGAAGCTGGCGACTGGGTGCTGTCCTATATTGGGTGGCAGGACTATGCCCTGTCCGATGGCACCATGGTGCAGAATTTGGGCAAGGATCCCGCCAATCCATCTTGGGCTCTTGGTATCCTCGGCATGCCTGGCCTGACAGCTTATGCAGGCCTGTTGAAAATTGGCGAGCCCAAAGCCGGCGAAACGGTCGTCGTAGCAGCGGCAACCGGTGCGGTCGGTGCACAGGTCGGTCAGATTGCCAAATTGAAGGGCTGTCATGTCGTTGGCATCGCAGGCGGTGAAGAAAAATGCGCCTATGCGGTCCAAGAACTTGGGTTTGACGCCTGTATTGATCGCCATTCAGATGATTTCAAAACCCAATTGGCCGCAGCGGTCCCTGCTGGCATCGATGTCTATTTCGAAAATGTCGGCGGCGAGGTGCTGATGGCCGTCCTGCCTCTGCTCAATTCCAACGCCCGCATTCCGCTTTGTGGTCTCATCGCACGCTATAACGACACCGGACCGAATGACGGCCCAGACCTGTCAGGACTGCTGATGTCAACCTTCCTCGTCAAGAAGGTCAAGCTGCAAGGCTTCATCGTCTTTGACGATTTCGGCCATGTTTACCCGGAATTTGCGAGCCAAATGAGCGAATGGATCCAGCAGGGCAAGATCAAATATCGCGAACATCTGATCGAAGGTCTGGAGAATGCCCCTGCTGCCTTTGTGGACCTGCTTGAGGGACGCAACTTTGGCAAAATGGTCATCAAGGTCGGTGAGCATTAG
- a CDS encoding crotonase/enoyl-CoA hydratase family protein: MTESAWVKVEVKDGVRTIRLDRPEKKNALTADMYDAIATGLRGANDDDATRATVLLGVPGAFSAGNDIGDFVKMSESGTLGEPIVAFLECLADTAKPLIAGVDGLAIGVGTTLLFHCDYVVASDRSLFKTPFTDLALVPEAASTLLAPRVMGHARAFELLCMGEAFDAAAMEKAGVVNKVTSAEDLEAIALQVATKIAAKPTGAMKLSRDLMRQSHVAEVKTRIREEADCFAKQLKSSEAMAAFASFLNRK, translated from the coding sequence ATGACGGAGAGTGCATGGGTTAAGGTCGAGGTAAAAGACGGCGTGCGGACCATTCGGCTGGATCGACCGGAAAAGAAAAATGCCCTGACCGCAGACATGTATGATGCCATTGCCACAGGATTGCGCGGCGCCAATGACGATGACGCCACCCGTGCCACGGTTTTGCTCGGCGTACCCGGTGCCTTCAGTGCTGGCAATGACATTGGTGATTTTGTCAAAATGTCGGAAAGCGGCACTCTGGGCGAACCGATTGTTGCCTTTCTTGAATGCCTGGCCGACACGGCCAAACCGTTGATCGCAGGGGTTGATGGGCTGGCAATCGGAGTTGGCACGACCTTGTTGTTCCACTGCGATTACGTGGTCGCCTCGGACCGCTCCCTGTTCAAGACCCCCTTCACCGATCTGGCACTGGTTCCTGAAGCCGCAAGCACCTTGCTGGCCCCTCGCGTCATGGGCCATGCCCGCGCCTTTGAGCTTCTATGCATGGGGGAAGCCTTTGATGCTGCCGCGATGGAAAAGGCAGGCGTCGTCAACAAGGTGACGTCGGCAGAGGATCTGGAAGCCATTGCCCTGCAAGTGGCCACAAAGATCGCCGCGAAACCGACCGGCGCCATGAAGCTGTCGCGCGATCTGATGCGCCAGAGCCATGTGGCGGAGGTGAAGACCCGCATTCGTGAAGAAGCAGATTGTTTTGCCAAACAGCTCAAATCGAGCGAGGCAATGGCGGCCTTTGCGTCTTTCCTCAATCGCAAGTAA
- the nadC gene encoding carboxylating nicotinate-nucleotide diphosphorylase yields the protein MSEATSFSADKLYLPQPIIDEAVLAALKEDLGLAGDITTLSTIPETAHAKAVIAARDEGVISGIPLADSAFRLIGKWHGEIVTFSPQMEDGTEVRKGDVVARIFGPARLVLSAERIALNFMGRMSGIATATNQMVKLTEGTKAKVTCTRKTTPGLRAFEKYAVKCGGGSNHRFGLDDAILIKDNHIAVSGSVTEAIRRARDYVGHLVKVEIEVDTLEQLKEAIAAKPDVVMLDNMSPQTIGEALALMEGTGIVSEASGGVSPETIRAVAQTGVDFISAGYITHSAPNFDLGLDITVS from the coding sequence ATGAGCGAAGCGACCAGCTTTTCAGCAGACAAGCTCTATCTGCCACAACCCATCATTGACGAGGCAGTGCTGGCGGCGCTGAAAGAGGATCTGGGACTGGCCGGGGACATTACGACCCTTTCGACCATCCCTGAAACCGCCCACGCGAAAGCCGTGATTGCCGCCCGTGACGAAGGCGTCATTTCCGGCATTCCGCTGGCGGACAGCGCCTTCCGGCTGATTGGCAAATGGCATGGTGAAATTGTCACCTTCAGCCCACAAATGGAAGACGGCACGGAAGTCAGAAAGGGCGACGTCGTGGCCCGCATTTTTGGCCCGGCTCGTCTGGTGCTGTCTGCCGAACGCATCGCGCTCAACTTCATGGGCCGCATGTCGGGCATTGCGACCGCAACCAATCAGATGGTCAAACTGACCGAAGGCACCAAGGCCAAAGTGACCTGCACCCGGAAAACCACTCCGGGCTTGAGGGCCTTTGAAAAATATGCCGTGAAATGTGGTGGCGGGTCGAACCATCGCTTCGGTCTTGATGACGCGATCCTCATCAAGGACAACCATATTGCCGTGTCCGGCTCGGTTACCGAAGCCATCCGACGCGCCCGCGATTATGTGGGTCATCTGGTCAAGGTGGAAATCGAGGTTGATACTCTTGAGCAACTCAAAGAAGCCATCGCCGCCAAGCCGGATGTGGTGATGCTCGACAATATGAGCCCACAGACCATTGGCGAAGCGCTTGCGTTGATGGAAGGCACGGGGATTGTCTCCGAAGCGTCCGGTGGCGTCAGCCCTGAAACCATCCGCGCGGTGGCTCAAACCGGTGTTGACTTCATCTCCGCCGGTTACATCACCCACTCGGCTCCCAATTTCGATCTTGGCCTCGATATCACGGTTAGCTGA
- a CDS encoding bifunctional metallophosphatase/5'-nucleotidase: MKRLFTGVAALALTAGFASSASADFSLNILHINDLHSRIESINKYDSTCNAKGEEEGKCFGGIARVKSMIDQRRDALKAAGKNVLTIDAGDQFQGSLFYSTYKGAAAVEFMNGIGFDVMAVGNHEFDDGPKGLSDFVDKAEFPVISGNIDVSSEPLLKGKIKGYIIKEIGGEKIGIVSTLAEDTVETSSPGEKVIFSSSEDYLKQAVQELTEQGVNKIIAVTHEGLPKDMDLASKVAGIDLIVGGHSHTLLSNTDKKAAAPYPVMVKNPDGKDVPIVQAYAYSKYVGDIEVTFDDNGEVISAKGAPILLDKSVVPDEAFAKRVAELGAPIEELKTKVIGSSKAIIDGSRDKCRQMECEMGNLVADAMLERMKGQGISIAIQNGGGLRASINDGEITMGEVLTVLPFQNTAATFQLKGADVVTALENGVSQVEEIKGRFPQVAGLKFSWTRTKPVGERVTSVEVMKDGKWAPIDMEATYGVVTNNYMRSGGDGYKIFKTNGMNAYDYGPGLEQIVADYLANNPDYEPAIDGRITEVK; the protein is encoded by the coding sequence ATGAAAAGACTTTTCACTGGTGTGGCTGCCTTGGCTTTGACTGCTGGATTTGCCAGCTCCGCCAGCGCAGATTTCTCTCTCAACATTCTTCATATCAACGATTTGCATTCCCGCATTGAATCGATCAACAAATATGACTCGACTTGCAATGCCAAAGGTGAAGAAGAAGGCAAGTGCTTTGGTGGCATCGCACGCGTCAAATCCATGATCGACCAGCGTCGCGACGCGCTCAAGGCTGCTGGCAAGAATGTTCTGACCATTGATGCCGGTGACCAGTTCCAGGGCTCGCTTTTCTATTCCACCTATAAGGGTGCAGCAGCGGTTGAATTCATGAATGGCATCGGCTTCGATGTCATGGCCGTTGGCAACCACGAATTCGATGATGGCCCAAAAGGCCTTTCAGACTTCGTTGACAAGGCCGAATTCCCGGTTATTTCCGGCAACATTGACGTCTCAAGCGAGCCGCTTTTGAAGGGCAAGATCAAGGGCTACATCATCAAGGAAATCGGTGGTGAAAAAATCGGTATCGTCTCCACCTTGGCCGAAGACACCGTAGAAACCTCGTCTCCGGGCGAGAAAGTCATCTTCTCGTCCTCGGAAGATTATCTCAAACAGGCTGTGCAGGAACTAACCGAGCAGGGCGTTAACAAGATCATCGCCGTCACCCATGAAGGCCTGCCAAAAGACATGGATCTGGCCTCCAAAGTTGCAGGCATTGATCTGATCGTCGGTGGACACTCCCACACATTGCTGTCCAACACCGATAAAAAGGCGGCGGCGCCTTATCCGGTGATGGTCAAGAATCCCGATGGCAAAGACGTGCCGATCGTTCAGGCTTATGCCTATTCGAAATATGTCGGCGACATCGAAGTGACCTTCGATGACAATGGAGAGGTGATTTCCGCCAAGGGCGCTCCAATCCTGCTCGATAAGTCCGTGGTGCCGGACGAAGCCTTTGCCAAGCGCGTTGCTGAGCTGGGCGCACCTATCGAAGAGCTGAAGACCAAAGTAATCGGCTCTTCCAAGGCCATCATTGACGGCTCGCGTGACAAGTGTCGCCAGATGGAATGTGAAATGGGCAACCTTGTGGCCGATGCCATGCTGGAACGCATGAAGGGACAGGGCATCTCAATCGCCATCCAGAATGGCGGTGGTCTGCGTGCCTCCATCAATGATGGTGAAATCACCATGGGCGAAGTCCTCACCGTTCTGCCATTCCAGAATACCGCAGCCACCTTCCAGCTGAAAGGGGCCGACGTGGTGACCGCTTTGGAAAATGGCGTGTCCCAGGTGGAAGAAATCAAAGGCCGCTTCCCGCAGGTCGCAGGTCTTAAATTCAGCTGGACCCGCACCAAACCGGTAGGCGAGCGCGTCACCTCTGTTGAAGTGATGAAAGACGGCAAATGGGCGCCAATCGATATGGAAGCCACTTACGGCGTTGTTACCAACAACTACATGCGGTCCGGTGGTGATGGCTACAAAATCTTCAAGACCAACGGCATGAATGCCTATGACTACGGTCCCGGTCTTGAGCAGATCGTCGCTGACTATCTCGCCAACAATCCTGACTATGAGCCAGCCATTGATGGTCGTATCACTGAAGTGAAATAA